In one Zobellia galactanivorans genomic region, the following are encoded:
- a CDS encoding dihydrolipoamide dehydrogenase, with product MKKTLLLLGTFVTLFFISCEGPTGPRGYDGLDGRDGADGLDGREAQVFEVEDVDFNYIAENNLYETILVFEDFTSFEVLPNDAVLVYQYDRTVEFEDGNLNDVWNLIPQTFFYEEGSIQFVPGHTTKDVEILITGNFDLSDLSTDITQGQIFRFVIVPGQAAAKMDKSSITAVMGSLGLTEEDVKKMSLK from the coding sequence ATGAAAAAAACACTTCTTTTACTCGGCACATTTGTTACCCTATTCTTTATTTCATGTGAAGGCCCAACAGGTCCTCGGGGATATGACGGACTTGATGGCCGTGATGGGGCTGACGGTTTAGATGGCCGTGAAGCCCAAGTTTTTGAAGTAGAGGATGTAGATTTTAACTATATCGCCGAAAACAATTTATACGAAACCATTCTCGTCTTTGAAGATTTCACCAGTTTCGAAGTCTTACCAAACGACGCCGTGCTCGTATACCAATACGATAGAACGGTTGAATTTGAAGACGGCAATTTAAATGATGTTTGGAATTTAATCCCACAGACCTTCTTTTATGAAGAGGGCAGTATTCAATTTGTACCGGGGCACACCACAAAAGACGTAGAGATCCTTATCACAGGAAACTTCGACCTTTCCGACCTGAGCACCGATATTACCCAAGGACAGATTTTTAGGTTCGTGATCGTTCCCGGACAAGCGGCCGCCAAAATGGATAAAAGCAGTATCACCGCCGTAATGGGCAGCCTTGGCCTTACCGAAGAGGATGTTAAAAAAATGTCCTTGAAGTAA
- a CDS encoding head GIN domain-containing protein: MKNLILVSVAFISFSCSAQWGKSVKGNGHMVSIERTVGNYDAIAVSGWFDVDLVSGSEGELTIKGEENLLKHIITKVDHGKLVIKVERGVNLKPSLRNKSIQIKVPVESIDALSLSGSGDIVGHLPLKTPQLKTSMSGSGDITLDVDTDTLTATMSGSGDMNLSGNTHHFEASISGSGDIKAYELEADIVEATVSGSADIKVTANEKLKARVSGSGDISYRGNPKKVDSKVSGSGDISKE; encoded by the coding sequence ATGAAAAATTTAATCTTAGTAAGTGTAGCCTTCATAAGTTTTTCCTGCTCGGCACAATGGGGCAAGAGCGTTAAGGGCAACGGCCACATGGTCAGCATAGAACGCACGGTCGGCAACTATGACGCCATTGCCGTATCGGGCTGGTTCGATGTTGACCTCGTAAGCGGAAGCGAGGGCGAACTGACCATCAAAGGCGAAGAAAACCTATTGAAACATATCATTACAAAAGTAGATCACGGCAAGCTGGTCATCAAGGTTGAACGCGGTGTAAACCTAAAACCTTCTTTACGCAATAAAAGCATACAGATAAAAGTGCCGGTAGAAAGTATAGACGCCCTAAGTCTATCGGGTTCGGGCGACATTGTAGGCCATCTCCCCCTAAAGACACCTCAACTCAAAACATCGATGTCGGGTTCAGGCGACATTACCCTTGACGTAGATACGGATACCCTGACCGCCACCATGTCGGGGTCCGGCGATATGAACCTCTCAGGAAACACCCATCATTTTGAAGCCAGTATTTCAGGTTCGGGCGACATCAAGGCCTACGAGCTGGAGGCCGATATCGTGGAAGCCACGGTTTCGGGATCGGCCGATATCAAGGTCACGGCCAATGAAAAATTAAAGGCAAGGGTTTCAGGCTCGGGAGATATCAGCTATCGCGGCAACCCGAAAAAGGTAGACAGCAAAGTATCGGGGTCGGGCGACATTTCAAAAGAATAA
- the glgB gene encoding 1,4-alpha-glucan branching protein GlgB has translation MPQVTVFSLFSEFDIDLFKSGKHFRLYEKLGSHLVEFEGVKGTYFAVWAPSARSVSVIGNFNDWDDEKHMLNVRWDGSGIWEGFIPDIGVGELYKYKIYSNNHGAVTEKADPFARYCEHPPKTASIVWEQDYQWKDKKWMENVRKKKNALDAPFSVYEVHLGSWKRDKDGNFLTYGQMAKDLVAYVKEMGFTHIEFMPIMEYPYDPSWGYQLTGYFAPTSRFGDPEGFKLLVDALHQAEIGVILDWVPSHFPEDAHGLGFFDGSHLYEHPDRRRGYHPDWKSLIFNYGRNEVRAFLISNALFWLDHYHADALRVDAVASMLYLDYSREEGEWEPNMYGNNENLEALSFIREFNEAVYGSFPDVQTIAEESTAFSGVSKPVMYGGLGFGMKWMMGWMHDTLEYFKKESIYRKHHQNDLTFSMTYAFTENFMLPFSHDEVVYGKQSLVYRMPGDEWQRFANLRLMFGYMFTHPGTNLIFMGGEFGQTSEWNFQKGLDWHLTQYKVHSGVQELIKDLNKVYRDFPALYQKQFSPDGFQWIDYGDHENSVLTYIRRGHDTKDDIFIACNFTPVLRENYRVGIPKSSGKLKVILNSDDEKYGGSGVQPNISAIQKKVWHGREQSVEMTIPPLGIVIFQ, from the coding sequence ATGCCGCAAGTTACCGTTTTCAGTCTTTTTTCCGAATTTGATATTGATCTTTTTAAGTCGGGAAAGCATTTTAGATTGTACGAAAAATTAGGTTCCCACCTTGTAGAATTTGAAGGGGTCAAAGGAACTTATTTTGCCGTTTGGGCGCCATCGGCACGCTCGGTATCCGTTATCGGGAACTTCAATGATTGGGATGATGAAAAGCATATGCTCAACGTTCGTTGGGACGGGAGTGGTATTTGGGAAGGTTTTATACCCGATATAGGGGTGGGTGAACTTTACAAGTACAAGATCTATTCGAACAATCATGGGGCCGTTACGGAAAAGGCCGATCCTTTTGCCCGTTATTGTGAACACCCGCCTAAAACCGCTTCTATCGTATGGGAGCAAGACTACCAGTGGAAGGATAAGAAGTGGATGGAGAACGTACGAAAGAAAAAAAATGCGCTAGATGCCCCGTTTTCGGTATACGAAGTGCATTTAGGTTCTTGGAAACGCGATAAGGACGGAAATTTTCTCACTTACGGGCAAATGGCCAAAGACTTAGTGGCCTATGTTAAGGAAATGGGCTTTACCCATATTGAATTCATGCCGATAATGGAGTATCCGTACGATCCTTCATGGGGCTATCAGTTAACGGGATATTTTGCGCCGACTTCAAGATTCGGTGACCCTGAAGGCTTTAAATTATTGGTAGATGCATTGCACCAAGCTGAAATAGGAGTGATATTGGATTGGGTTCCTTCTCATTTTCCTGAGGATGCCCACGGCCTTGGTTTCTTTGATGGGTCGCATTTGTATGAACATCCAGATAGAAGAAGGGGCTACCATCCCGATTGGAAGAGTTTGATCTTTAATTATGGAAGAAACGAGGTGCGGGCCTTTTTGATCAGTAACGCCCTGTTTTGGTTGGATCACTACCATGCCGACGCCTTACGTGTCGATGCGGTGGCTTCTATGCTCTATCTTGATTACTCTCGTGAGGAAGGGGAATGGGAGCCGAATATGTACGGAAATAACGAAAACCTTGAGGCCTTGTCTTTCATTAGGGAATTTAATGAGGCAGTTTACGGCAGTTTTCCCGATGTGCAGACCATTGCCGAAGAATCAACGGCATTTTCAGGGGTGTCAAAACCCGTAATGTACGGAGGCCTTGGTTTTGGTATGAAGTGGATGATGGGGTGGATGCACGATACCTTGGAATATTTTAAAAAAGAATCGATATACCGAAAACACCACCAGAACGATCTTACGTTCAGTATGACCTATGCCTTTACCGAAAACTTTATGCTACCCTTTTCGCACGATGAGGTGGTGTATGGCAAACAATCGTTGGTGTATCGTATGCCAGGTGATGAATGGCAGCGTTTTGCCAATCTGCGTTTGATGTTCGGTTATATGTTTACGCACCCGGGCACGAACCTTATTTTTATGGGGGGCGAATTTGGGCAGACCAGCGAGTGGAACTTTCAAAAGGGGTTAGATTGGCATCTTACCCAGTACAAAGTGCATTCGGGCGTACAAGAATTGATAAAAGATCTGAACAAGGTGTATAGGGACTTTCCGGCCCTGTACCAAAAACAGTTCAGTCCCGATGGTTTTCAGTGGATCGATTACGGAGACCATGAAAACTCGGTGTTGACCTATATTCGACGGGGGCATGACACCAAAGACGATATATTCATCGCCTGTAATTTTACCCCGGTTCTAAGGGAAAACTACAGGGTGGGTATACCCAAATCTTCTGGAAAGTTGAAAGTTATTTTGAACAGTGATGACGAAAAGTACGGTGGGTCGGGCGTTCAGCCCAATATATCGGCCATTCAGAAAAAGGTTTGGCACGGGCGTGAACAATCGGTAGAAATGACCATTCCGCCATTGGGGATTGTTATTTTTCAATAG
- the msrB gene encoding peptide-methionine (R)-S-oxide reductase MsrB, with amino-acid sequence MYKNIIFGLCLVFIGCKGNSQKKETAGQTAPKKEQRFSVVKTEAEWQKELTEAEFYVLRKAATENPFSSDLLENKEEGTYVCAACGTELFKSSTKFKSGTGWPSFYEEIKGNVAYDVDYKIGYKRTEEHCATCGGHLGHVFEDGPEPTGLRHCVNGVALDFVPAKKD; translated from the coding sequence ATGTATAAAAATATAATTTTCGGACTCTGCCTCGTATTTATCGGGTGCAAGGGCAACAGTCAAAAAAAAGAAACCGCCGGGCAGACCGCCCCAAAAAAAGAACAGCGTTTTAGCGTTGTAAAAACGGAAGCGGAATGGCAGAAGGAGTTGACCGAGGCCGAATTCTATGTTCTACGAAAGGCGGCAACCGAAAATCCCTTCAGCAGCGATTTGTTGGAGAACAAAGAAGAAGGCACCTATGTATGCGCGGCCTGCGGTACCGAGCTGTTCAAGAGTAGTACCAAGTTCAAATCAGGTACGGGTTGGCCCAGTTTTTACGAAGAAATAAAAGGAAACGTTGCCTATGACGTAGATTACAAAATCGGTTACAAACGAACCGAGGAACATTGCGCGACCTGCGGAGGCCATTTAGGACATGTTTTTGAGGATGGACCGGAACCAACGGGACTAAGACATTGCGTTAACGGCGTGGCCCTCGATTTTGTTCCCGCCAAAAAAGATTGA
- a CDS encoding M48 family metallopeptidase, protein MRKIILVFALFLGVAACKTNPFTGKKVLNFYPNSQIFPTAFAQYDQFLTENKVVENTADAKMITKVGQRISSAAERWLTANGYSGYLKDYQWEYNLVNDETVNAWCMPGGKIVFYTGILPICKGEAGIAVVMGHEVAHALADHGAQRMSAGTLQQLGAVAGSVAIQDPEKRDMFNQAYAVGSQVGVMLPFSRSHETEADRIGLQIMAIAGYDPAEAAELWKRMKANSGGEAPPEFMSTHPSNDTRINNLTEWAPAARAEAKKFGVTSFQK, encoded by the coding sequence ATGAGAAAGATAATTTTAGTTTTCGCCCTGTTTTTAGGGGTAGCAGCTTGTAAAACGAATCCGTTTACAGGTAAAAAAGTATTGAATTTTTATCCAAACAGTCAAATTTTTCCGACTGCATTTGCCCAGTATGATCAATTCTTGACGGAAAACAAGGTGGTAGAGAATACGGCCGATGCTAAAATGATCACGAAGGTAGGCCAGCGCATATCGTCTGCTGCGGAAAGATGGTTGACCGCCAATGGTTATTCGGGTTATCTCAAAGATTATCAATGGGAGTATAACCTAGTAAATGACGAAACGGTCAATGCTTGGTGTATGCCCGGCGGGAAAATTGTTTTTTATACCGGTATCTTGCCCATTTGTAAGGGAGAGGCAGGTATTGCCGTGGTAATGGGTCATGAGGTGGCTCATGCCTTGGCCGATCACGGGGCACAGCGTATGAGTGCCGGTACATTGCAGCAATTGGGCGCTGTGGCCGGTAGCGTCGCCATACAAGACCCTGAAAAAAGAGATATGTTCAATCAAGCTTATGCTGTTGGTTCCCAAGTGGGGGTGATGTTGCCTTTTAGTCGAAGCCATGAAACCGAAGCGGACCGTATCGGTCTACAGATTATGGCCATTGCAGGGTATGACCCCGCAGAAGCTGCTGAACTGTGGAAGCGAATGAAGGCCAACAGTGGGGGAGAGGCTCCACCTGAGTTTATGAGTACCCACCCGTCGAACGATACAAGGATCAATAACCTTACGGAATGGGCGCCAGCGGCCAGGGCCGAGGCCAAGAAGTTTGGGGTAACCTCGTTTCAAAAGTAA
- the lpdA gene encoding dihydrolipoyl dehydrogenase — protein sequence MSNFDVIVLGSGPGGYVTAIRASQLGFKTAIIEKESLGGVCLNWGCIPTKALLKSAQVFNYLKHAEDYGLSAENVDKDFDAVVKRSRGVAEGMSKGVQFLMKKNKIEVIKGYGTLKAGKKVSVKDADGKETEYSADHIIIATGARSRELPSLPQDGKKIIGYREAMTLKEQPKSMVVVGSGAIGIEFAYFYNAMGTEVTVVEYLPNIVPVEDEDISKQLERSLKKSGIKIKTSAEVTSVDTSGDGIKATVKTAKGEEVIEADIVLSAVGIKTNIENIGLENVGISTDRDKILVNNYYQTNIPGYYAIGDVTPGQALAHVASAEGILCVEKIADMHVEPLDYGNIPGCTYCSPEIASVGLTEKQAREKGLDIKVGKFPFSASGKAKAAGTPDGFVKVIFDAKYGEWLGCHMIGAGVTDMIAEAVVARKLETTGHEILKAVHPHPTMSEAVMEAVAAAYDEVIHL from the coding sequence ATGAGCAATTTCGATGTTATTGTTTTGGGTAGCGGACCTGGAGGATATGTTACCGCCATTAGAGCCTCACAATTAGGTTTTAAAACGGCCATTATCGAGAAAGAAAGTTTAGGTGGTGTTTGTTTGAATTGGGGTTGTATACCTACCAAGGCATTATTGAAATCGGCTCAGGTTTTTAATTATCTAAAACACGCGGAAGATTACGGCCTTTCCGCTGAAAATGTAGATAAGGATTTTGATGCCGTAGTAAAGAGAAGCCGAGGCGTTGCCGAAGGTATGAGCAAAGGTGTTCAGTTCTTGATGAAGAAGAACAAAATCGAAGTCATCAAAGGCTATGGTACCTTAAAGGCCGGCAAAAAGGTTTCTGTTAAAGATGCCGATGGCAAAGAAACCGAATACAGTGCCGATCACATTATCATTGCTACGGGTGCCCGTAGCCGCGAATTACCTAGTTTACCCCAAGATGGTAAAAAAATTATTGGGTATCGCGAGGCTATGACCTTAAAAGAACAACCAAAATCTATGGTTGTTGTAGGTAGTGGTGCCATCGGTATTGAATTCGCCTATTTCTATAACGCCATGGGTACGGAGGTAACCGTAGTAGAATATCTACCCAACATTGTTCCTGTTGAAGACGAGGATATCTCAAAACAATTAGAACGCAGCTTAAAAAAATCCGGCATAAAAATAAAAACCTCTGCAGAGGTTACTTCTGTTGACACTTCCGGTGACGGCATAAAAGCAACCGTAAAAACGGCTAAAGGCGAAGAGGTTATAGAGGCCGATATCGTTCTTTCCGCCGTTGGTATCAAAACCAATATCGAAAACATAGGTCTTGAGAATGTTGGCATTTCTACCGACAGGGACAAAATATTAGTAAACAATTACTACCAGACCAACATACCAGGTTACTACGCTATTGGCGACGTAACCCCAGGTCAGGCCTTGGCTCACGTTGCCTCTGCCGAAGGTATTCTTTGTGTTGAAAAGATTGCCGACATGCATGTTGAGCCTTTAGATTACGGCAACATTCCCGGATGTACATATTGTTCTCCCGAGATTGCATCCGTAGGTCTTACCGAAAAACAAGCAAGGGAAAAAGGATTGGATATCAAAGTTGGTAAATTTCCTTTCTCGGCCAGTGGTAAAGCAAAAGCAGCTGGTACTCCTGATGGTTTCGTAAAAGTTATTTTTGACGCCAAATATGGTGAGTGGTTAGGATGCCACATGATTGGTGCCGGTGTAACCGATATGATCGCCGAAGCCGTTGTAGCCAGAAAACTTGAAACTACCGGCCATGAAATCTTAAAAGCGGTACACCCTCACCCAACAATGAGTGAAGCCGTTATGGAAGCTGTAGCTGCCGCCTACGACGAGGTGATACACCTGTAA
- a CDS encoding DUF1572 family protein, whose amino-acid sequence MSYQEHFLNSAISEFRKYKGMGDKTFAQLSNEDLLWQPSEHSNCISQIVKHMVGNMLSRWTNFLTEDGEKSWRNRESEFEAPYMTKSEMSTAWEAGWQCLFNALDSVSPENFDHPIKIRNESHSIVEAIHRQLAHYSGHVGQIVLLAKIRKGENWVSLSIPKGGSEQFNRTMFNN is encoded by the coding sequence ATGAGCTATCAAGAACACTTTTTAAACAGCGCCATTTCTGAATTTCGGAAATATAAGGGCATGGGCGACAAAACCTTTGCCCAGCTATCCAACGAAGACCTCTTATGGCAGCCTAGCGAACACTCCAACTGCATTTCACAGATCGTCAAACACATGGTGGGCAACATGCTCAGTAGGTGGACCAACTTTCTCACCGAGGACGGGGAAAAATCGTGGCGCAATCGCGAAAGCGAATTCGAAGCCCCCTACATGACCAAAAGCGAAATGTCGACCGCCTGGGAAGCGGGATGGCAATGCCTTTTTAACGCCTTGGACTCCGTGTCTCCGGAAAATTTCGACCATCCGATAAAAATAAGAAACGAAAGCCACAGCATCGTTGAAGCCATACATAGGCAACTGGCCCATTATAGTGGCCATGTAGGGCAAATTGTATTACTGGCAAAAATACGAAAGGGCGAAAACTGGGTTTCCCTTTCCATTCCCAAAGGCGGCTCGGAGCAGTTCAACAGAACCATGTTCAACAACTAA
- a CDS encoding MFS transporter, producing the protein MPKTILPKGSKKLLNAWAFYDWANSVYNLVISSAIFPIFYGALTLVKDEDGKVLDDTVRFLGIDFNNDTLISYVTAAAFLMVSFLSPLLSGIADYVGNKKMFMKFFCYLGAFSSIGLYWFNMDHLWFGLLCYFMALIGFWSSLVFYNSYLPDIAFPEQQDAISAKGYSLGYIGSVLLLVICLAMILKFDTFGFEDESTPTRLSFVLTGLWWIGFSQYTYYHLPKGNKKENFTKDILFNGFKELKLIWSKIKANIPLKRYLGAFFVYSMAVQTIMLVATYFGIEELDWGKTDSTTGLIVSILLIQIVAVLGAYVTSRCSTRFGNINTLIVLNVIWIIICVFAYTITTPMEFYITASAVGLVMGGIQSLSRSTYSKLLPEDAVDTTSYFSFYDVSEKIGIVIGMLSYGYIAQLTGSIRYSIIFLGLFFLVGMILLTRVNKKAP; encoded by the coding sequence ATGCCAAAAACTATCCTTCCAAAAGGAAGTAAAAAACTCCTGAATGCTTGGGCTTTCTATGATTGGGCCAATTCAGTTTACAACCTGGTAATCTCATCTGCCATATTTCCTATCTTTTATGGGGCACTCACTTTGGTGAAAGACGAAGACGGTAAAGTGCTTGACGACACGGTCCGTTTCTTGGGCATCGATTTTAATAACGATACTTTGATCAGTTATGTGACGGCAGCCGCATTTTTGATGGTCTCCTTTTTGAGTCCGCTTTTAAGTGGGATAGCAGATTATGTAGGGAACAAGAAAATGTTCATGAAATTCTTTTGCTATTTGGGGGCCTTCTCGTCTATCGGACTTTATTGGTTTAATATGGACCACCTTTGGTTTGGTTTGCTGTGTTATTTTATGGCATTGATCGGTTTTTGGTCGAGCTTGGTATTCTATAACTCGTATCTGCCCGATATTGCTTTTCCCGAACAGCAAGATGCCATTAGTGCCAAAGGGTATTCTTTGGGCTATATCGGTAGTGTATTGCTTTTGGTTATTTGTTTGGCGATGATCTTAAAGTTTGACACCTTCGGTTTTGAGGATGAATCTACACCGACCCGGCTTTCATTTGTATTGACCGGTTTGTGGTGGATCGGTTTTAGTCAGTATACCTACTACCACTTGCCAAAAGGAAATAAAAAGGAAAATTTTACCAAGGATATTCTGTTCAACGGGTTTAAGGAATTGAAATTGATTTGGTCAAAGATCAAGGCCAATATACCGTTAAAAAGGTATTTGGGTGCATTTTTTGTATACAGTATGGCCGTGCAGACCATTATGTTGGTGGCTACGTATTTTGGTATAGAAGAACTTGATTGGGGCAAGACCGATTCCACTACGGGACTCATTGTGAGTATTTTGCTGATTCAAATCGTTGCGGTTTTAGGGGCTTACGTAACCTCACGTTGTTCAACGCGTTTTGGGAATATCAATACATTGATTGTATTAAATGTTATTTGGATCATCATTTGCGTTTTTGCCTATACGATTACGACGCCGATGGAATTTTATATCACGGCTTCGGCCGTTGGTCTTGTGATGGGGGGTATACAGTCCCTTTCTAGGTCAACCTATTCTAAGCTCTTGCCGGAAGATGCGGTAGATACCACTTCTTATTTTAGCTTTTACGATGTCTCCGAAAAAATAGGGATTGTTATCGGGATGTTGAGCTATGGGTACATTGCACAGCTTACGGGAAGCATTAGGTATTCAATTATTTTCTTGGGACTGTTTTTTCTAGTGGGGATGATTCTCTTGACACGGGTCAATAAAAAAGCCCCTTAA
- a CDS encoding DUF3817 domain-containing protein — protein MLSFFRVIAILEGISYLALFAVTMPLKYLADLPMPNKYVGYAHGALFIAYIILAVVLWMEKKWSLKKGIILLVASLLPFATFYVEKKYLNEDATLA, from the coding sequence ATGCTAAGTTTTTTTCGGGTTATAGCTATTTTAGAAGGTATCTCTTATTTGGCCCTATTCGCCGTTACCATGCCGTTAAAATATTTGGCAGATTTACCCATGCCCAACAAATATGTAGGGTATGCACACGGCGCATTGTTCATCGCCTATATCATTTTGGCGGTTGTTCTTTGGATGGAAAAAAAATGGAGCCTCAAAAAAGGAATCATCCTACTTGTAGCTTCCCTCCTTCCCTTTGCCACTTTCTATGTGGAAAAAAAGTACTTGAACGAAGACGCTACATTGGCATAA
- a CDS encoding glycoside hydrolase family 31 protein: MITNTELEYKGNLYPNHIVDYVRDKDKFYFTTENGVVLEITVIQDRTIRFRYATEHAFQPDFSYAVDPNASRGYSHLDCTENQTEYIIETARLKVLVDKKTLRTQVSDLKGNIINEDELGFHWEENYEYGGNTVKMSKITQNTESFYGMGDKATHSNLKGKRVCNWVTDQYAYGKDQDPLYKAIPFYIGLHNGQSYGIFFDNSFRTDFDFAHERRSTTSFWADGGEMNYYFFYGPEMHKVVKAYTNLTGAPELPPLWAMGYHQSKWSYFPESNVKDIAKQFRDLKIPCDAIYLDIDYMDGFRCFTWDKTRFPDPKRMINELSEDGFKTVVMIDPGIKIDKDYWVYQEAVENDYFCKRADGPRMKGKVWPGECNFPDFTNPEVREWWAELYKEFMAEIGVHAVWNDMNEPAVMEVPTKTAPLDTRHDYDGHPSSHRKAHNVYGMQMVRATYEGVKRYVYPKRPLVITRAAYSGTQRFASTWTGDNVATWEHLWIANVQMQRMCMSGYSFVGSDIGGFAEQPNGELFARWIQLGIFHPFCRVHSSGDHGDQEPWSFGKEITDIVRKFIELRYELLPYLYTMFWRYSKEGTPMLLPIVCYDQEDTQTHFRTDEFIFGEQILVCPIQEPNAKGRRMYIPRGNWYNFWNDEVVEGGKEKWVVADIDKIPLFIKAGAIIPKYPVQQYVGELEIKELVLDVYFAEGAENSTVYEDAGDGYAYENGKYSLRNFKLLGKTNELTIQQFKDGAFITNYETFKIKLHGLPFKIGEVQLDNEKVAIEDVMPNGGNIIIVNKDFTQLRITAK; encoded by the coding sequence ATGATAACCAATACTGAGCTAGAATATAAAGGGAATCTCTATCCAAATCATATTGTAGATTATGTGAGGGATAAAGATAAATTCTATTTTACCACTGAAAACGGAGTGGTCTTAGAAATTACCGTAATTCAAGATAGAACGATCAGGTTCAGATATGCTACCGAGCATGCCTTTCAACCTGATTTTTCATATGCGGTAGATCCTAACGCAAGTCGGGGATACAGTCATCTCGACTGTACGGAGAACCAAACGGAATATATTATTGAGACCGCAAGGCTCAAGGTGCTTGTAGATAAGAAAACCTTACGTACCCAAGTATCGGATCTCAAGGGTAATATCATCAATGAAGACGAATTGGGTTTTCATTGGGAGGAGAACTACGAATACGGGGGCAACACCGTTAAAATGAGCAAGATCACCCAAAATACCGAAAGCTTTTACGGTATGGGCGATAAGGCTACGCACAGTAACCTTAAGGGGAAAAGGGTTTGTAACTGGGTTACCGATCAATATGCCTACGGTAAGGATCAAGATCCACTTTACAAAGCGATACCGTTTTACATTGGCCTACATAATGGCCAATCGTATGGTATTTTCTTTGACAACAGTTTCAGAACCGATTTCGATTTTGCCCATGAACGTCGTTCCACTACCAGTTTCTGGGCCGATGGGGGAGAAATGAACTACTATTTCTTCTATGGCCCCGAAATGCACAAAGTGGTCAAGGCCTATACAAACCTGACCGGGGCGCCAGAGCTTCCTCCTTTATGGGCTATGGGCTATCACCAGTCAAAATGGAGCTATTTCCCAGAGAGTAACGTAAAAGATATAGCCAAGCAGTTCAGGGATCTTAAAATTCCCTGTGATGCCATTTATTTGGATATCGATTATATGGATGGATTTAGGTGTTTTACTTGGGACAAGACCAGGTTTCCCGATCCGAAACGTATGATCAATGAACTTAGCGAAGATGGGTTTAAGACCGTGGTCATGATCGATCCGGGTATTAAAATAGATAAAGACTACTGGGTATACCAGGAAGCGGTTGAAAACGATTACTTCTGTAAGCGTGCCGATGGCCCAAGAATGAAAGGTAAGGTTTGGCCAGGGGAATGTAACTTCCCTGATTTTACCAATCCTGAAGTTCGCGAGTGGTGGGCCGAACTCTATAAAGAATTTATGGCCGAGATAGGCGTTCATGCCGTTTGGAACGACATGAACGAACCTGCGGTTATGGAGGTGCCTACAAAGACAGCTCCGCTCGATACCCGTCATGATTACGACGGCCACCCCAGTAGCCATAGAAAGGCCCATAATGTTTATGGAATGCAAATGGTAAGGGCGACCTACGAAGGGGTCAAAAGATATGTATACCCCAAACGGCCTTTGGTCATCACTAGGGCCGCTTATTCGGGTACACAGCGTTTTGCCTCGACATGGACGGGAGATAATGTAGCTACGTGGGAACATTTGTGGATCGCCAATGTACAGATGCAACGAATGTGTATGAGTGGTTATTCCTTTGTTGGGTCCGATATAGGGGGCTTTGCCGAGCAACCCAACGGCGAACTTTTTGCCCGATGGATCCAATTGGGTATTTTCCACCCCTTCTGTAGGGTACACTCCAGTGGGGATCACGGCGACCAGGAACCTTGGTCGTTTGGAAAGGAAATCACCGATATTGTTAGAAAGTTCATCGAATTGAGGTACGAATTATTGCCTTATCTCTACACGATGTTCTGGAGGTACTCAAAAGAAGGCACCCCGATGTTGCTTCCTATCGTATGTTACGACCAAGAAGATACACAGACCCATTTCAGAACCGATGAGTTTATTTTTGGGGAGCAGATTTTGGTCTGCCCGATTCAAGAGCCCAATGCAAAAGGACGAAGAATGTACATTCCTCGTGGCAATTGGTATAATTTTTGGAACGATGAGGTCGTAGAGGGTGGAAAAGAAAAATGGGTCGTTGCCGACATCGATAAGATACCCTTGTTCATAAAGGCCGGGGCCATTATTCCAAAATATCCTGTACAGCAGTATGTGGGCGAGCTTGAGATCAAAGAGCTGGTATTGGATGTTTATTTTGCGGAAGGGGCCGAAAACTCTACCGTTTATGAAGATGCAGGTGATGGTTATGCTTACGAAAACGGAAAATATAGCTTGAGAAACTTTAAGCTTTTAGGTAAGACAAATGAATTGACCATTCAACAATTTAAGGATGGGGCCTTCATTACAAACTATGAAACGTTTAAGATCAAGTTACACGGACTCCCGTTCAAAATAGGAGAGGTTCAGCTCGACAACGAAAAAGTGGCTATTGAAGACGTTATGCCGAATGGGGGGAATATTATAATCGTAAACAAAGACTTTACTCAATTGCGTATTACCGCAAAATAA